A single genomic interval of uncultured Desulfobacter sp. harbors:
- a CDS encoding sigma 54-interacting transcriptional regulator, protein MKLSDADFFHQATKIICGSLDIHVVLKRCLVFFQKFMPVDSITIKVYDPGTRSVINIATEEGAGLRSIETPIPVSEEVAQLIEEDDGPRVDLVNRMDKDFLTRFLWKAMGREKMSSLALKLEIEDERLGAVIFLAKGIDRYTREQARMLDLLHDPFAIALANTLKHQEVLRLKDQLADDNKYLHSQLRRISGDEIIGSESGLKYVMDMVRQIAPQNSQALLLGETGTGKEIIANAIHYASPRADRPLIKVNCGAIPDNLIDSELFGHEKGAFTGAVTQKKGRFERAHKGTLFLDEIGELPPQVQVRLLRVLENKQIERVGGTRTIPVDIRIIAATHRDLPAMVREGKFREDLWFRLNVFPITIPPLRQRKQDIPGLVQYFMEKKAREMNFYEPPVLAPGTLEQLNSYTWPGNIRELENLVERTLIQSLAKPSGTPLKFTPPAPIPNNKDIKTCADIPEGSLILDNIVRHHIRTVLKLSGGKVQGEGGAAALLDVHPNTLRYKMKKLGIPYGRKARLCNGEFRFDPLILNRL, encoded by the coding sequence ATGAAACTAAGTGATGCGGATTTTTTCCATCAAGCAACAAAAATAATCTGCGGCAGCCTGGATATCCATGTTGTTTTAAAAAGATGCCTTGTTTTTTTTCAAAAATTTATGCCCGTGGACAGCATTACCATAAAAGTTTATGACCCCGGGACCCGGAGCGTGATAAACATTGCCACCGAGGAGGGCGCAGGGTTACGATCCATTGAAACCCCCATTCCGGTTTCCGAAGAAGTCGCCCAACTCATAGAAGAGGATGACGGTCCCCGTGTGGACTTAGTCAACCGCATGGATAAGGATTTTCTGACCCGCTTTTTATGGAAGGCCATGGGCCGGGAAAAAATGTCTTCTCTGGCCTTGAAACTTGAGATCGAAGACGAAAGGCTCGGTGCGGTTATATTCCTTGCAAAGGGGATTGATCGATACACACGGGAACAGGCACGGATGCTGGATCTGCTCCATGATCCCTTTGCCATAGCCCTGGCCAATACTCTCAAGCACCAGGAAGTTCTCAGGCTCAAGGACCAGCTGGCCGATGACAATAAATACCTGCACTCACAGCTGCGCCGCATCTCCGGGGATGAAATCATCGGCAGTGAATCCGGATTAAAATATGTTATGGACATGGTAAGGCAGATCGCTCCCCAGAACAGCCAGGCCCTGCTGTTAGGGGAAACCGGGACGGGCAAGGAAATTATTGCCAATGCCATCCATTATGCCTCTCCCCGGGCGGACAGGCCTTTGATCAAGGTCAATTGCGGGGCCATACCGGACAATCTCATTGACAGTGAGCTGTTCGGACACGAAAAAGGGGCCTTTACCGGCGCCGTTACCCAAAAAAAAGGGCGCTTTGAGCGGGCCCATAAAGGCACCCTTTTCCTTGACGAAATCGGTGAGCTTCCCCCCCAGGTCCAGGTCCGACTCCTCCGGGTGTTGGAGAACAAACAAATTGAACGGGTTGGCGGCACGCGTACCATTCCTGTGGATATCCGAATCATTGCCGCCACCCACAGGGATTTGCCCGCCATGGTCCGTGAAGGCAAATTCCGTGAAGACCTCTGGTTCAGGCTCAACGTTTTTCCCATCACCATTCCGCCGTTGCGGCAAAGGAAACAGGACATCCCTGGCCTGGTGCAGTATTTTATGGAAAAAAAAGCAAGAGAAATGAATTTTTATGAACCGCCGGTTTTGGCCCCAGGCACCCTGGAACAATTAAATTCCTATACCTGGCCCGGCAACATACGGGAATTGGAAAATCTTGTGGAGCGAACCCTTATCCAGAGCCTGGCCAAGCCGTCAGGAACACCTTTAAAATTCACCCCGCCCGCCCCTATTCCCAATAACAAAGATATTAAAACCTGTGCAGACATTCCGGAAGGCTCGCTTATTCTGGACAATATTGTCAGGCACCATATCCGGACTGTCCTGAAACTTTCGGGCGGTAAAGTTCAGGGAGAAGGCGGGGCAGCCGCCCTGCTGGATGTACATCCAAATACCCTCAGGTACAAAATGAAAAAACTGGGCATCCCCTATGGACGAAAGGCTCGTCTATGCAATGGTGAATTTCGCTTCGACCCCCTAATTTTAAACAGGCTCTGA